One Catharus ustulatus isolate bCatUst1 chromosome 2, bCatUst1.pri.v2, whole genome shotgun sequence genomic window carries:
- the CHAMP1 gene encoding chromosome alignment-maintaining phosphoprotein 1 isoform X2, with protein MDMLQILRKTTERLECDYCSFRGTDYENIQIHMGTVHPECCDEMDAAGLGKLIFYQKSAKLFHCHKCFFTSKMYCNVYYHIKAQHAAPEKWNEDQKEQQKPSPAVSPDPQKPAPAVSPEPRRHSPATSPEPRRHSPAMSPEPRRHSPAVSPEPRRYSPAVSPEPKKPPPAVSPEPRRYAPAGSPEPRRHPSQTRRPASASSPETRRPASAVSPESWRPGPAVSPEPWRSSPHEVQKSSTVSAWASKPAMSVSVESRRSAPESRRPGPVVLPEPRRLVSDSCKSASFSESQKSTLVSSEPWKPISSVYPEGWKPVLSPDTWKHSPPVSPELRKSSHTVSSDSWKPSFFPEVRKPGVSVSPESWKLSESRKSMYFPETQKSTSAASSEIQKRAHFPEPRKRVLFPETRKSNPTASTDVQKRAVFSEPQNQMSTSAVSTEGQKQAVCSEAQKSSLVSSEVQKHALFSEAQKLTSISSEVQESTSFLESQKSTSPEVQKPGLFTESQKPTPVSPETLKQAVFTDCQKSAVSPDVQKHAVFSEMQKPAATLSSDVQRHAETTVPSEIQKNILFSEPHKSASGFCSEPQTPSESGESDFLSHSLDDQKPLDDLFSQDEQSILAKESPEHMLYSCPKKKPKKENQENSDSELNSGECGKAAVDSMEIKEQESNSDQEQYDMESSDYSKESKMDATTPTQPQCVLQFTEEKEAFISEEEIAKYMKRGKGKYYCKICCCRAMKKGAVLHHLVNKHNVQSPYKCKICGKAFLLESLLKNHVAAHGQSLLKCPRCNFESNFPRGFKKHLTHCQSRHSDETPKKHLDSLEPLEEQI; from the exons ATGGACATGTTGCAGATACTACGTAAAACCACAGAGCGCTTGGAATGTGACTACTGCAGCTTCAGGGGAACTGACTATGAAAACATACAAATTCATATGGGTACCGTTCACCCAGAGTGTTGTGATGAAATGGATGCTGCTGGTTTGGGTAAACTTATATTTTATCAAAAAAGTGCAAAACTGTTTCACTGCCATAAATGTTTCTTTACCAGCAAGATGTATTGCAACGTATATTATCACATCAAAGCACAGCATGCAGCACCTGAGAAATGGAATGAAGACCAGAAAGAGCAACAG AAGCCATCTCCTGCCGTGTCCCCCGACCCACAGAAGCCAGCCCCAGCCGTGTCTCCAGAGCCCCGGCGGCACTCCCCAGCAACGTCTCCAGAGCCCCGGCGGCACTCCCCTGCCATGTCACCAGAGCCCCGGCGCCATTCTCCCGCTGTGTCTCCAGAACCCCGCAGATActccccagctgtgtcaccaGAGCCAAAGAAACCTcctccagcagtgtcccctgaaCCACGGAGGTATGCCCCAGCTGGGTCTCCTGAGCCACGGAGGCATCCCTCTCAAACGCGTCGGcctgcttctgcttcttctcctGAAACACGGAGGCCTGCTTCTGCAGTTTCACCAGAGTCATGGAGACCTGGGCCAGCTGTTTCCCCTGAGCCCTGGAGGTCTTCACCTCACGAAGTGCAGAAGTCTTCCACAGTTTCTGCCTGGGCTTCAAAGCCTGCCATGTCGGTGTCCGTAGAATCCCGGAGGTCTGCGCCCGAGTCCCGAAGGCCTGGTCCGGTTGTGTTACCAGAACCTAGGAGACTTGTTTCTGATTCGTGTAAGTCTGCGTCCTTTTCTGAATCCCAGAAGTCTACTCTTGTTTCTTCTGAGCCCTGGAAACCCATCTCATCTGTTTACCCTGAAGGCTGGAAACCTGTTCTGTCCCCTGACACATGGAAGCATTCTCCCCCTGTTTCTCCTGAGCTTCGGAAGTCCAGTCACACTGTTTCCTCTGACTCTTGGAagccttctttctttcctgaggTCCGTAAGCCTGGTGTTTCAGTATCTCCTGAATCTTGGAAACTCTCCGAGTCACGGAAATCTATGTATTTTCCTGAAACTCAGAAAtccacctctgctgcttcaTCCGAGATTCAGAAACGGGCTCATTTCCCTGAACCTCGGAAACGAGTGTTGTTCCCAGAGACTCGTAAATCTAATCCTACTGCTTCTACTGATGTCCAGAAACGTGCTGTCTTTTCTGAGCCCCAGAATCAGATGTCTACTTCTGCTGTTTCTACCGAAGGTCAAAAACAAGCTGTGTGTTCTGAAGCCCAAAAATCCTCTCTTGTTTCTTCTGAAGTCCAGAAGCATGCCCTGTTTTCTGAAGCCCAAAAACTCACTTCCATTTCCTCTGAAGTTCAGGAGTCTACTTCCTTTCTGGAGTCTCAGAAATCCACATCTCCTGAAGTTCAGAAACCTGGCCTCTTTACTGAGTCCCAGAAACCTACTCCTGTTTCTCCTGAGACACTCAAGCAAGCTGTTTTCACAGACTGCCAGAAATCTGCTGTTTCCCCTGATGTTCAAAAGCATGCTGTATTTTCTGAGATGCAGAAGCCTGCTGCTACTCTAAGCTCTGATGTCCAGAGACATgctgaaactactgtaccttCTGAAATCCAGAAGAACATCCTGTTTTCCGAGCCTCACAAGTCTGCTTCGGGCTTTTGTTCTGAGCCCCAAACACCTAGTGAGTCTGGTGAGAGTGACTTTCTCTCTCACAGTTTAGACGATCAGAAACCACTGGATGATTTATTCTCACAGGATGAACAATCAATATTAGCCAAAGAATCACCTGAACACATGTTATATTCATGCCCAAAAAAGAAGCCCaagaaggaaaaccaggagAACTCAGATTCTGAACTAAATAGCGGTGAgtgtggaaaagcagcagtggaCTCAATGGAGATAAAGGAGCAAGAATCCAACAGTGACCAAGAGCAGTATGATATGGAGTCATCTGATTACAGCAAAGAGAGCAAAATGGATGCAACTACTCCTACGCAGCCACAGTGTGTGCTTCAGTTTACTGAAGAGAAAGAAGCTTTCATCTCTGAGGAAGAAATAGCAAAATACATGAAGCGTGGCAAGGGAAAGTATTACTGCAAAATTTGTTGCTGTCGTGCAATGAAAAAAGGTGCTGTCTTGCACCATTTAGTTAACAAGCATAATGTTCAAAGCCCATACAAATGTAAAATATGTGGCAAAGCTTTTCTCTTGGAGTCTCTTCTTAAAAATCATGTTGCTGCTCATGGTCAAAGTTTGTTGAAGTGTCCCCGTTGTAATTTTGAATCAAATTTTCCCCGAGGCTTTAAGAAACATTTAACCCATTGCCAAAGCCGTCATAGTGATGAGACGCCTAAAAAACACTTGGACAGCCTTGAACCACTTGAAGAAcaaatttaa
- the CHAMP1 gene encoding chromosome alignment-maintaining phosphoprotein 1 isoform X1: MDMLQILRKTTERLECDYCSFRGTDYENIQIHMGTVHPECCDEMDAAGLGKLIFYQKSAKLFHCHKCFFTSKMYCNVYYHIKAQHAAPEKWNEDQKEQQVEGDSDSSKKSVTLEPQKPTLSPESRKPTLSPELPRSEPVVSPKLQKSSVSPEPQKSAQVTSSEPEKSVCTVSPDPEKSAQATSPDPEKLASSVSPDPQKPSPVVSPDPQKPSPVVSPDPQKPSPVMSPDPQKPSPVVTPDLQKPSPVMSPDLQKSSPVVSPDPQKLSPVVSPDLQKLSPVVSPDPQKPSPAVSPDPQKPAPAVSPEPRRHSPATSPEPRRHSPAMSPEPRRHSPAVSPEPRRYSPAVSPEPKKPPPAVSPEPRRYAPAGSPEPRRHPSQTRRPASASSPETRRPASAVSPESWRPGPAVSPEPWRSSPHEVQKSSTVSAWASKPAMSVSVESRRSAPESRRPGPVVLPEPRRLVSDSCKSASFSESQKSTLVSSEPWKPISSVYPEGWKPVLSPDTWKHSPPVSPELRKSSHTVSSDSWKPSFFPEVRKPGVSVSPESWKLSESRKSMYFPETQKSTSAASSEIQKRAHFPEPRKRVLFPETRKSNPTASTDVQKRAVFSEPQNQMSTSAVSTEGQKQAVCSEAQKSSLVSSEVQKHALFSEAQKLTSISSEVQESTSFLESQKSTSPEVQKPGLFTESQKPTPVSPETLKQAVFTDCQKSAVSPDVQKHAVFSEMQKPAATLSSDVQRHAETTVPSEIQKNILFSEPHKSASGFCSEPQTPSESGESDFLSHSLDDQKPLDDLFSQDEQSILAKESPEHMLYSCPKKKPKKENQENSDSELNSGECGKAAVDSMEIKEQESNSDQEQYDMESSDYSKESKMDATTPTQPQCVLQFTEEKEAFISEEEIAKYMKRGKGKYYCKICCCRAMKKGAVLHHLVNKHNVQSPYKCKICGKAFLLESLLKNHVAAHGQSLLKCPRCNFESNFPRGFKKHLTHCQSRHSDETPKKHLDSLEPLEEQI, translated from the coding sequence ATGGACATGTTGCAGATACTACGTAAAACCACAGAGCGCTTGGAATGTGACTACTGCAGCTTCAGGGGAACTGACTATGAAAACATACAAATTCATATGGGTACCGTTCACCCAGAGTGTTGTGATGAAATGGATGCTGCTGGTTTGGGTAAACTTATATTTTATCAAAAAAGTGCAAAACTGTTTCACTGCCATAAATGTTTCTTTACCAGCAAGATGTATTGCAACGTATATTATCACATCAAAGCACAGCATGCAGCACCTGAGAAATGGAATGAAGACCAGAAAGAGCAACAGGTAGAAGGAGATTCAGATTCATCCAAAAAAAGTGTCACATTGGAGCCACAGAAACCTACCCTTTCCCCTGAGTCACGCAAGCCTACCCTTTCTCCTGAACTCCCCAGATCTGAACCTGTTGTTTCCCCCAAGCTTCAGAAATCTTCTGTGTCTCCAGAGCCCCAGAAGTCTGCTCAGGTGACTTCCTCAGAGCCAGAGAAGTCAGTCTGTACTGTGTCCCCAGATCCAGAAAAGTCAGCCCAGGCCACATCTCCTGATCCAGAGAAGTTAGCCTCATCTGTGTCCCCTGACCCACAGAAGCCATCCCCTGTCGTGTCTCCTGATCCACAGAAGCCATCCCCTGTCGTGTCTCCTGACCCACAGAAGCCATCCCCTGTCATGTCTCCTGATCCACAGAAGCCATCCCCTGTCGTGACTCCTGACCTACAGAAACCATCCCCTGTCATGTCTCCTGACCTACAGAAGTCATCCCCTGTTGTGTCTCCTGATCCACAGAAGCTGTCTCCTGTTGTGTCCCCCGACCTACAGAAGCTGTCCCCTGTTGTGTCTCCTGACCCACAGAAGCCATCTCCTGCCGTGTCCCCCGACCCACAGAAGCCAGCCCCAGCCGTGTCTCCAGAGCCCCGGCGGCACTCCCCAGCAACGTCTCCAGAGCCCCGGCGGCACTCCCCTGCCATGTCACCAGAGCCCCGGCGCCATTCTCCCGCTGTGTCTCCAGAACCCCGCAGATActccccagctgtgtcaccaGAGCCAAAGAAACCTcctccagcagtgtcccctgaaCCACGGAGGTATGCCCCAGCTGGGTCTCCTGAGCCACGGAGGCATCCCTCTCAAACGCGTCGGcctgcttctgcttcttctcctGAAACACGGAGGCCTGCTTCTGCAGTTTCACCAGAGTCATGGAGACCTGGGCCAGCTGTTTCCCCTGAGCCCTGGAGGTCTTCACCTCACGAAGTGCAGAAGTCTTCCACAGTTTCTGCCTGGGCTTCAAAGCCTGCCATGTCGGTGTCCGTAGAATCCCGGAGGTCTGCGCCCGAGTCCCGAAGGCCTGGTCCGGTTGTGTTACCAGAACCTAGGAGACTTGTTTCTGATTCGTGTAAGTCTGCGTCCTTTTCTGAATCCCAGAAGTCTACTCTTGTTTCTTCTGAGCCCTGGAAACCCATCTCATCTGTTTACCCTGAAGGCTGGAAACCTGTTCTGTCCCCTGACACATGGAAGCATTCTCCCCCTGTTTCTCCTGAGCTTCGGAAGTCCAGTCACACTGTTTCCTCTGACTCTTGGAagccttctttctttcctgaggTCCGTAAGCCTGGTGTTTCAGTATCTCCTGAATCTTGGAAACTCTCCGAGTCACGGAAATCTATGTATTTTCCTGAAACTCAGAAAtccacctctgctgcttcaTCCGAGATTCAGAAACGGGCTCATTTCCCTGAACCTCGGAAACGAGTGTTGTTCCCAGAGACTCGTAAATCTAATCCTACTGCTTCTACTGATGTCCAGAAACGTGCTGTCTTTTCTGAGCCCCAGAATCAGATGTCTACTTCTGCTGTTTCTACCGAAGGTCAAAAACAAGCTGTGTGTTCTGAAGCCCAAAAATCCTCTCTTGTTTCTTCTGAAGTCCAGAAGCATGCCCTGTTTTCTGAAGCCCAAAAACTCACTTCCATTTCCTCTGAAGTTCAGGAGTCTACTTCCTTTCTGGAGTCTCAGAAATCCACATCTCCTGAAGTTCAGAAACCTGGCCTCTTTACTGAGTCCCAGAAACCTACTCCTGTTTCTCCTGAGACACTCAAGCAAGCTGTTTTCACAGACTGCCAGAAATCTGCTGTTTCCCCTGATGTTCAAAAGCATGCTGTATTTTCTGAGATGCAGAAGCCTGCTGCTACTCTAAGCTCTGATGTCCAGAGACATgctgaaactactgtaccttCTGAAATCCAGAAGAACATCCTGTTTTCCGAGCCTCACAAGTCTGCTTCGGGCTTTTGTTCTGAGCCCCAAACACCTAGTGAGTCTGGTGAGAGTGACTTTCTCTCTCACAGTTTAGACGATCAGAAACCACTGGATGATTTATTCTCACAGGATGAACAATCAATATTAGCCAAAGAATCACCTGAACACATGTTATATTCATGCCCAAAAAAGAAGCCCaagaaggaaaaccaggagAACTCAGATTCTGAACTAAATAGCGGTGAgtgtggaaaagcagcagtggaCTCAATGGAGATAAAGGAGCAAGAATCCAACAGTGACCAAGAGCAGTATGATATGGAGTCATCTGATTACAGCAAAGAGAGCAAAATGGATGCAACTACTCCTACGCAGCCACAGTGTGTGCTTCAGTTTACTGAAGAGAAAGAAGCTTTCATCTCTGAGGAAGAAATAGCAAAATACATGAAGCGTGGCAAGGGAAAGTATTACTGCAAAATTTGTTGCTGTCGTGCAATGAAAAAAGGTGCTGTCTTGCACCATTTAGTTAACAAGCATAATGTTCAAAGCCCATACAAATGTAAAATATGTGGCAAAGCTTTTCTCTTGGAGTCTCTTCTTAAAAATCATGTTGCTGCTCATGGTCAAAGTTTGTTGAAGTGTCCCCGTTGTAATTTTGAATCAAATTTTCCCCGAGGCTTTAAGAAACATTTAACCCATTGCCAAAGCCGTCATAGTGATGAGACGCCTAAAAAACACTTGGACAGCCTTGAACCACTTGAAGAAcaaatttaa